From the genome of Cellvibrio japonicus Ueda107, one region includes:
- the aroA gene encoding 3-phosphoshikimate 1-carboxyvinyltransferase, with translation MEFIDLAPSAHARGAVQLPGSKSISNRTLLLAALAQGETQIRDLLKSDDTDRMLEALTSLGVTLTRTGENDYHLVGTGGSFPHKEADLFLGNAGTAFRPLTAALAFSGGTYKLHGVPRMHERPIGDLVDALRQVGADITYLGQEGFPPLLIKPAHIAAQGSIKIRGDVSSQFLTALLMALPMTGKETHIELVSELISKPYIEITLRLMAQFGVEVQRDGWERFTVPAASGYVSPGTVYVEGDASSASYFLAAGALGGGPVRVQGVGAKSIQGDVAFADALEAIGVTITKGDNWIEASAPQLPLKAFNRDFNHIPDAAMTLAVVALFCDGPSRLTNIASWRVKETDRIAAMATELRKLGAIVEEGEDWLQVTPVPTLNAQVPIDTYDDHRMAMCFSLATFGGVPVRINDPQCTAKTFPTYFDVFSQVVS, from the coding sequence ATGGAATTTATCGATTTGGCGCCCAGCGCCCATGCACGGGGGGCTGTGCAGTTACCCGGCTCCAAGAGTATTTCCAATCGCACCCTGTTACTGGCGGCCCTGGCGCAAGGCGAGACCCAGATCCGCGACCTGCTGAAATCCGATGACACGGATCGCATGCTTGAAGCGCTGACCTCCCTGGGGGTAACGCTGACCAGGACCGGTGAAAATGACTATCACCTGGTGGGCACTGGTGGCAGCTTTCCCCATAAAGAGGCAGACCTGTTCCTGGGGAATGCGGGGACAGCGTTTCGTCCATTAACTGCTGCTTTGGCGTTTTCCGGTGGCACCTACAAGCTCCATGGTGTACCGCGTATGCACGAGCGCCCTATCGGCGACCTGGTTGATGCCCTGCGCCAGGTGGGGGCGGATATCACTTATCTGGGACAGGAAGGCTTCCCTCCGCTGCTGATTAAACCGGCGCACATTGCTGCGCAAGGCAGTATCAAGATTCGCGGTGATGTCTCCAGCCAATTCCTGACCGCCTTGTTAATGGCCTTGCCGATGACCGGCAAGGAGACTCACATTGAGCTGGTGAGCGAGCTCATCTCCAAACCCTATATCGAGATTACCCTGCGCCTGATGGCCCAGTTCGGTGTAGAGGTTCAGCGCGATGGCTGGGAGCGTTTTACCGTCCCGGCGGCCAGTGGCTATGTGAGCCCCGGTACTGTTTATGTCGAGGGTGATGCATCTTCCGCCTCTTACTTCCTGGCTGCCGGGGCATTGGGTGGCGGCCCGGTGCGTGTGCAGGGGGTGGGTGCCAAGAGTATCCAGGGGGATGTGGCCTTTGCCGATGCCCTGGAGGCTATAGGGGTGACCATTACCAAAGGGGATAACTGGATCGAAGCGTCTGCACCCCAATTACCACTCAAGGCCTTTAATCGTGATTTCAACCATATTCCCGATGCCGCCATGACCCTGGCGGTGGTGGCGCTCTTTTGCGATGGGCCCTCGCGCCTGACCAATATCGCCAGCTGGCGGGTGAAGGAAACTGATCGTATTGCGGCCATGGCGACCGAACTGCGCAAATTGGGAGCTATTGTGGAAGAGGGTGAGGATTGGCTGCAGGTTACACCCGTACCCACGCTCAACGCCCAGGTGCCGATTGATACCTACGATGATCACCGTATGGCCATGTGCTTTTCCCTGGCAACCTTTGGCGGGGTGCCGGTGCGTATCAATGATCCCCAGTGCACAGCTAAAACCTTCCCCACCTATTTTGATGTCTTCAGTCAGGTAGTGAGCTAA
- a CDS encoding acyl-CoA thioesterase — protein sequence MDTPIFSIDFKVRDYECDMQGVVNNAVYQNYLEHARHEFLLAKGINFAELARQKINLVVLRAELDYKLSLTSGDEFYITVELAQSSRVRFDFLQHIYRRADNRLMLAAKITGTSVNERGRPFVPDVIAGLLASGSLVLE from the coding sequence ATGGATACACCAATATTTTCCATCGACTTTAAGGTGCGCGATTACGAGTGCGATATGCAGGGCGTGGTTAATAATGCGGTGTACCAGAATTACCTGGAGCATGCCCGCCACGAATTCCTGTTGGCGAAAGGTATTAATTTTGCCGAGCTTGCGCGGCAGAAAATCAACCTGGTGGTGTTGCGCGCCGAGCTGGATTACAAGCTGTCGCTGACCAGTGGTGATGAGTTTTATATCACGGTTGAACTGGCGCAATCATCCCGGGTGCGCTTTGATTTTTTGCAGCATATTTATCGCAGGGCGGATAACAGGCTTATGCTCGCCGCCAAGATTACCGGAACCTCGGTGAATGAGCGCGGCAGGCCGTTTGTGCCGGACGTAATTGCCGGCTTGCTGGCATCCGGCTCACTGGTGTTGGAGTAG